The proteins below come from a single Drosophila busckii strain San Diego stock center, stock number 13000-0081.31 chromosome X, ASM1175060v1, whole genome shotgun sequence genomic window:
- the LOC108605346 gene encoding ABC transporter F family member 4, with protein MQMNLRQQLALLLMLGMALQLTQAWLLKLPKLEELAEKQKAELKKLDFLNLFGDKSEKKEASDFEKFKQWFEDKKLKELNFFEDKKEKQLDKLEDKLSKKSKKLKKQHKTQATDDCDDEEYATAASYEPKPKPKPKLYAVSEEQEEEEESYEQEQKQSCGCKDSSTKHKYSQVPTAYDLREQYEGESADGYKYFT; from the exons atgcaaatgaatttgagGCAACAATTGGCGCTGCTACTGATGCTGGGCATGG CTTTGCAGCTAACGCAGGCCTGGCTGCTGAAGCTGCCCAAGCTGGAGGAGCTGGCCGAGAAGCAAAAGGCGGAGCTCAAAAAGCTGGACTTTCTCAATTTGTTTGGCGACAAGTCGGAGAAAAAGGAAGCGAGCGACTTTGAGAAGTTCAAACAATGGTTCGAGGACAAGAAACTCAAAGAGCTCAATTTCTTTGAGGACAAAAAGGAGAAGCAACTCGACAAGCTCGAGGACAAGCTCAGCAAGAAGAGCAAGAAGCTAAAGAAGCAGCACAAAACACAAGCCACAGACGATTGCGACGATGAGGAATATGCAACAGCTGCTAGTTAtgagcccaagcccaagcccaagcccaagctctATGCAGTGTCTGAAGAGCaggaagaggaggaggagtCGTACGAGCAGGAGCAGAAGCAATCCTGCGGCTGCAAGGACTCCTCCACCAAACACAAGTACAGCCAAGTGCCCACAGCCTACGATTTGCGTGAGCAATACGAAGGCGAAAGCGCCGATGGCTACAagtattttacataa